One stretch of Zingiber officinale cultivar Zhangliang chromosome 6B, Zo_v1.1, whole genome shotgun sequence DNA includes these proteins:
- the LOC121990948 gene encoding uncharacterized protein LOC121990948 — MGSLFEAAAGGATPPKRIPHLRPSAPATSSLHRLTRFLLSDKVGYLHWVFTVAAFLFVVALFQAFLPGSPDEGPDGGTDSPHLGEIARLEFGDGIRFVPSKLLERWERERREANLSAIEGFAGRSRRTYGLRKPLLALVVPNLFPDAMQLQTISIAVVLKEIGYDIQIFSFKDGPVESVWSTIGLSVFYHPLYSYDGILVNSMISKPVISCLLQEPFRNVPVIWTINEKFLAFHLRKYGENGQVKVWNEWKQIFSRASVIVFSTHIMPMMYSSLDAGNFLVIPGCPTEAWEADNLVTWKEHNEPKIGYTQEDFVIAIVGGEFSYSGLLLEHAKL; from the exons ATGGGCTCCCTCTTCGAGGCGGCGGCAGGCGGAGCGACTCCGCCGAAGCGGATCCCTCACCTCCGCCCATCCGCGCCTGCTACATCCTCCCTCCACCGCCTCACCCGATTTCTTCTCTCCGACAAGGTCGGGTACCTCCACTGGGTCTTCACCGTCGCAGCTTTTCTCTTCGTCGTCGCGCTTTTCCAGGCCTTCCTCCCCGGATCTCCGGACGAGGGTCCCGATGGGGGCACGGACTCGCCCCATCTGGGCGAGATCGCGAGGCTGGAGTTCGGGGATGGTATCCGGTTCGTTCCCTCCAAGCTGCTGGAGAGGTGGGAGAGGGAGAGACGGGAGGCGAATTTGTCAGCGATCGAAGGTTTTGCTGGAAGGTCGCGACGGACCTACGGGCTGAGAAAGCCGCTGCTTGCCTTG GTGGTTCCGAATCTCTTTCCCGACGCCATGCAGCTGCAGACGATCAGCATTGCTGTCGTCCTCAAGGAGATCGGCTACGATATCCAG ATTTTCTCATTCAAAGATGGTCCTGTTGAGTCTGTTTGGAGTACTATTGGGCTATCG GTTTTTTATCATCCTTTGTACAGCTATGATGGCATTCTTGTGAATTCTATGATTTCAAAACCGGTGATTTCATG TCTTTTGCAGGAGCCTTTTAGGAACGTACCTGTCATCTGGACCATCAATGAAAAATTCCTGGCATTTCATCTACGTAAATATGGTGAGAATGGTCAAGTTAAGGTTTGGAATGAGTGGAAACAAATTTTTAGCAGAGCTTCTGTTATAGTGTTCTCAACACACATAATGCCG ATGATGTACTCATCACTAGATGCTGGTAACTTTTTGGTTATTCCTGGTTGCCCTACTGAAGCATGGGAAGCAGATAATTTAGTCACATGGAAAGAACATAATGAACCAAAAATTGGCTATACACAAGAGGACTTTGTTATTGCTATTGTTGGCGGAGAATTTTCATATAGTGGCCTGCTGCTAGAGCATGCAAAATTGTAA